A window from Lampris incognitus isolate fLamInc1 chromosome 5, fLamInc1.hap2, whole genome shotgun sequence encodes these proteins:
- the si:dkey-30k22.5 gene encoding lecithin retinol acyltransferase family protein isoform X2, which yields MFPFPLLNIFVVASKVKEEDSKYDPALYQRGDLLEVPRTLFTHFGIYLGDNRVAHFIPDILPVVSKNKSAIARMVTNSRLLLGVIAKAGSIRVDSVADFAYGSEIIVNHMDQVCSQPALHGDEVARRAEKLLGSIAYSLLWHNCEHYVMHCRYGMAISYQTYQHYTMNRHRAVFSLLSDQLNLTNMDKHHRQYGKKERNGAFFCC from the exons ATGTTTCCCTTCCCGCTGTTAAATATTTTCGTTGTAGCTTCCAAAGTCAAAGAGGAGGACTCCAAATATGACCCAGCCCTTTACCAGCGGGGTGACCTGTTAGAAGTCCCCAGGACATTATTCACCCACTTTGGTATCTATTTGGGCGACAACCGAGTTGCTCATTTCATCCCAGATATCCTGCCAGTGGTTTCCAAAAACAAATCAGCTATTGCCAGAATGGTGACCAACAGTCGACTCCTACTTGGGGTTATTGCCAAGGCGGGCAGCATCAGAGTGGACTCCGTGGCAGATTTCGCTTACGGCTCAGAGATCATAGTCAACCACATGGACCAGGTGTGCAGCCAGCCTGCCTTGCATGGAGATGAGGTCGCCCGGAGGGCCGAGAAACTTTTAGGCTCCATCGCCTACAGTTTACTGTGGCACAACTGTGAACACTATGTGATGCATTGTCGATACGGCATGGCCATCAGCTACCAGACGTACCAG CACTACACAATGAATAGGCATCGGGCTGTCTTTTCATTGTTG TCTGACCAGCTGAACCTAACGAATATGGACAAACACCACCGTCAGTatgggaagaaagagagaaacggCGCATTTTTCTGCTGCTGA
- the si:dkey-30k22.5 gene encoding lecithin retinol acyltransferase family protein isoform X4, whose protein sequence is MFPFPLLNIFVVASKVKEEDSKYDPALYQRGDLLEVPRTLFTHFGIYLGDNRVAHFIPDILPVVSKNKSAIARMVTNSRLLLGVIAKAGSIRVDSVADFAYGSEIIVNHMDQVCSQPALHGDEVARRAEKLLGSIAYSLLWHNCEHYVMHCRYGMAISYQTYQAMGSWAVIKIQHGSVIGSEAHHTRRRPG, encoded by the exons ATGTTTCCCTTCCCGCTGTTAAATATTTTCGTTGTAGCTTCCAAAGTCAAAGAGGAGGACTCCAAATATGACCCAGCCCTTTACCAGCGGGGTGACCTGTTAGAAGTCCCCAGGACATTATTCACCCACTTTGGTATCTATTTGGGCGACAACCGAGTTGCTCATTTCATCCCAGATATCCTGCCAGTGGTTTCCAAAAACAAATCAGCTATTGCCAGAATGGTGACCAACAGTCGACTCCTACTTGGGGTTATTGCCAAGGCGGGCAGCATCAGAGTGGACTCCGTGGCAGATTTCGCTTACGGCTCAGAGATCATAGTCAACCACATGGACCAGGTGTGCAGCCAGCCTGCCTTGCATGGAGATGAGGTCGCCCGGAGGGCCGAGAAACTTTTAGGCTCCATCGCCTACAGTTTACTGTGGCACAACTGTGAACACTATGTGATGCATTGTCGATACGGCATGGCCATCAGCTACCAGACGTACCAG GCAATGGGATCATGGGCTGTGATTAAAATTCAACACGGCAGTGTGATTGGCTCAGAAGCACATCACACACGACGTCGTCCTGGATAA
- the si:dkey-30k22.5 gene encoding lecithin retinol acyltransferase family protein isoform X1, producing MFPFPLLNIFVVASKVKEEDSKYDPALYQRGDLLEVPRTLFTHFGIYLGDNRVAHFIPDILPVVSKNKSAIARMVTNSRLLLGVIAKAGSIRVDSVADFAYGSEIIVNHMDQVCSQPALHGDEVARRAEKLLGSIAYSLLWHNCEHYVMHCRYGMAISYQTYQFCTTVRKIVCSRMSAFLTALCGITVMLFLDSVTPLTTIPTMLISFTIWMAS from the exons ATGTTTCCCTTCCCGCTGTTAAATATTTTCGTTGTAGCTTCCAAAGTCAAAGAGGAGGACTCCAAATATGACCCAGCCCTTTACCAGCGGGGTGACCTGTTAGAAGTCCCCAGGACATTATTCACCCACTTTGGTATCTATTTGGGCGACAACCGAGTTGCTCATTTCATCCCAGATATCCTGCCAGTGGTTTCCAAAAACAAATCAGCTATTGCCAGAATGGTGACCAACAGTCGACTCCTACTTGGGGTTATTGCCAAGGCGGGCAGCATCAGAGTGGACTCCGTGGCAGATTTCGCTTACGGCTCAGAGATCATAGTCAACCACATGGACCAGGTGTGCAGCCAGCCTGCCTTGCATGGAGATGAGGTCGCCCGGAGGGCCGAGAAACTTTTAGGCTCCATCGCCTACAGTTTACTGTGGCACAACTGTGAACACTATGTGATGCATTGTCGATACGGCATGGCCATCAGCTACCAGACGTACCAG TTCTGTACAACAGTAAGAAAGATAGTCTGCAGCAGGATGAGTGCATTCCTCACCGCCTTGTGTGGTATAACAGTCATGCTATTCCTAGACTCTGTTACGCCACTGACCACCATACCCACCATGCTCATCTCCTTCACCATCTGGATGGCTTCCTGA
- the si:dkey-30k22.5 gene encoding lecithin retinol acyltransferase family protein isoform X3, with amino-acid sequence MFPFPLLNIFVVASKVKEEDSKYDPALYQRGDLLEVPRTLFTHFGIYLGDNRVAHFIPDILPVVSKNKSAIARMVTNSRLLLGVIAKAGSIRVDSVADFAYGSEIIVNHMDQVCSQPALHGDEVARRAEKLLGSIAYSLLWHNCEHYVMHCRYGMAISYQTYQHYTMNRHRAVFSLLAMGSWAVIKIQHGSVIGSEAHHTRRRPG; translated from the exons ATGTTTCCCTTCCCGCTGTTAAATATTTTCGTTGTAGCTTCCAAAGTCAAAGAGGAGGACTCCAAATATGACCCAGCCCTTTACCAGCGGGGTGACCTGTTAGAAGTCCCCAGGACATTATTCACCCACTTTGGTATCTATTTGGGCGACAACCGAGTTGCTCATTTCATCCCAGATATCCTGCCAGTGGTTTCCAAAAACAAATCAGCTATTGCCAGAATGGTGACCAACAGTCGACTCCTACTTGGGGTTATTGCCAAGGCGGGCAGCATCAGAGTGGACTCCGTGGCAGATTTCGCTTACGGCTCAGAGATCATAGTCAACCACATGGACCAGGTGTGCAGCCAGCCTGCCTTGCATGGAGATGAGGTCGCCCGGAGGGCCGAGAAACTTTTAGGCTCCATCGCCTACAGTTTACTGTGGCACAACTGTGAACACTATGTGATGCATTGTCGATACGGCATGGCCATCAGCTACCAGACGTACCAG CACTACACAATGAATAGGCATCGGGCTGTCTTTTCATTGTTG GCAATGGGATCATGGGCTGTGATTAAAATTCAACACGGCAGTGTGATTGGCTCAGAAGCACATCACACACGACGTCGTCCTGGATAA
- the npy2r gene encoding neuropeptide Y receptor type 2: MDTACHLNSTDITGSKLEAEISNRCSVATPSADGNYVELEDSTKAVGVQVVLILAYSAIILFGVVGNSLVIYVVYKFRSLRTVTNFFIVNLAVADLLVNTLCLPFTLVYTLYGEWMFGQVLCFMLPFAQGMAVNVSTITLSVIALDRHRSIVYHLETKISKDMCAVVIVVAWAVSGLLASPLAIFREYGRFDLSPGQSIQVCTETWPGSSMNGTIYSISMLLVQYGLPLTVNSFAYIRIWIKLRNRRSPMGLSDRHRRKKKTTKMLVTVLVVFAVSWLPFHAFQLAIDIDSTVLEMKDFKLLFTVFHIGAMCSTFVNPILYGWMNINYRSAFLSVFKCTAPFGSSSRSMASRQTQKEKDTACTDIKGTNV, translated from the coding sequence ATGGATACCGCGTGTCATCTAAACTCAACCGACATCACAGGATCTAAGCTCGAAGCGGAGATCTCCAACCGCTGCTCTGTCGCTACTCCATCCGCCGACGGCAACTACGTGGAGCTGGAGGACAGCACAAAGGCGGTCGGGGTGCAGGTGGTCCTCATCCTGGCCTACAGCGCCATCATACTGTTCGGCGTCGTTGGAAACTCCTTGGTAATATATGTCGTCTACAAGTTCAGAAGTCTGAGGACCGTCACCAACTTCTTCATCGTCAACCTAGCTGTGGCAGACTTGCTGGTGAATACCCTGTGCTTGCCCTTCACTCTCGTCTACACTCTGTATGGAGAGTGGATGTTCGGGCAGGTGCTGTGCTTCATGCTGCCTTTCGCCCAAGGCATGGCCGTCAATGTCTCCACCATTACTCTGAGCGTCATTGCCCTGGACCGCCACAGGAGCATAGTTTACCACTTGGAGACCAAGATATCCAAAGACATGTGTGCCGTGGTGATCGTAGTCGCTTGGGCCGTTAGCGGCCTTTTGGCGAGCCCCCTTGCCATCTTCAGAGAGTATGGTAGGTTTGACCTTTCCCCCGGGCAGTCCATCCAGGTGTGTACGGAGACGTGGCCCGGGAGTAGCATGAACGGCACGATCTACAGTATCTCCATGCTTCTGGTTCAATACGGCCTACCGCTGACCGTCAACTCCTTTGCCTACATCCGCATCTGGATTAAACTGAGGAACCGAAGGAGCCCCATGGGCCTGAGTGACCGTCACCGGCGCAAGAAGAAAACCACCAAAATGCTCGTGACGGTTTTGGTGGTTTTCGCCGTCAGCTGGTTGCCGTTCCACGCCTTTCAGTTGGCAATTGACATTGACAGCACTGTTCTGGAAATGAAGGACTTCAAACTGCTCTTCACCGTTTTTCACATCGGCGCCATGTGCTCCACGTTCGTAAATCCGATCCTCTACGGCTGGATGAACATCAACTACAGGTCGGCCTTTCTGTCTGTGTTCAAATGCACGGCGCCCTTCGGTTCGAGCTCCAGAAGCATGGCGAGCAGACAGACGCAAAAGGAAAAAGACACGGCTTGTACAGATATCAAAGGCACAAACGTCTAA